Proteins from a single region of Cydia amplana chromosome 17, ilCydAmpl1.1, whole genome shotgun sequence:
- the LOC134655773 gene encoding uncharacterized protein LOC134655773, protein MKKVQGNDSFHRINYLYQISKHIVKINPALSSYYGNLMINVAKKNVLKMHPDIKRQICKKCRCILIFGETAKMKIKTKNKQKIVEWTCNTCSTKKSLPASKDKDPLWLERDEAVIEVN, encoded by the exons ATGAAGAAAGTTCAGGGAAATGATTCGTTTCATCGTATAAATTACTTGTACCAA atAAGTAAACATATAGTTAAAATAAATCCAGCCTTATCTTCGTACTATGGTAACCTAATGATAAATGTTGCAAAGAAGAATGTCTTGaaaat GCATCCAGACATAAAAAGACAGATCTGTAAGAAATGCCGCTGCATTTTGATATTCGGAGAGACGGCTAAAATGAAGATAAAGACTAAGAATAAACAAAAGATTGTAGAATGGACCTGCAACACCTGTAGCACTAAGAAATCTCTTCCAGCCTCTAAAGACAAGGACCCACTATGGCTAGAAAGAGATGAAGCTGTTATTGaggttaattaa
- the LOC134656093 gene encoding uncharacterized protein LOC134656093 has protein sequence MTNVATKSNLRIGYQLDPILNEVRRRGDSDGDTSSGSSSREFQNWKEEWKEMWNKIKLETKNFSNRIESDVVNMAAARPWGVPCGDPSQHDMPWGSCVLPAECSAEYRIYKGDYFCGRTQWVCCSLNFHTYDLYQGLSVSFGESTMEANSADEREKAKKKNSKERRKRSERRRKRRKRLREERKRKIKRAINRIIKEVRRILDKAYKNGSKIRKRKTNTMKKFIKFLKKQYRLDRESAKDIHEMQMLEVDQELMDRLNQIKDLNADFMTNETFRQILVNKTVSLRAAKMLVGAYPELQGFLPKEFVKVDFTRQRGARRSGGSKHRRGRDRRRGGARLRGGIVRPRNRRNRRQYRL, from the exons ATGACGAACGTAGCCACGAAGTCAAATTTAAGGATTGGGTACCAGTTAGACCCCATACTGAATGAGGTGAGGAGACGCGGGGATAGCGACGGGGATACGAGTTCGGGGAGCTCGAGCAGGGAGTTCCAAAACTGGAAAGAGGAATGGAAGGAAATGTGGAACAAGATAAAATTGGAAACGAAGAATTTTTCAAACCGTATTGAGAGCGATGTTGTTAATATGGCGGCGGCAA GACCGTGGGGCGTCCCGTGCGGCGACCCTAGCCAGCACGACATGCCCTGGGGGTCATGCGTGCTGCCCGCAGAATGCAGCGCAGAATACAGAATCTACAAAGGTGACTACTTCTGCGGACGCACCCAGTGGGTATGTTGCTCCTTGAACTTCCACACCTATGACTTGTACCAAGGACTTTCCGTGTCCTTTGGAGAATCCACCATGGAGGCCAACAGTGCTGATGAACGGGAAAAAGCTAAGAAAAAGAACTCAAAAGAACGACGTAAACGAAGCGAACGCAGAAGAAAACGACGCAAGAGACTGAGAGAAGAACGAAAGCGTAAGATCAAGCGAGCCATCAACAGGATTATCAAAGAGGTCCGCAGAATCCTCGACAAAGCATACAAAAACGGCAGCAAAATCCGAAAGAGAAAGACAAATACTATGAAGAAATTTATCAAATTTCTCAAAAAACAGTATAGGTTGGATCGGGAGTCAGCCAAGGATATACATGAGATGCAGATGCTGGAAGTCGACCAAGAGTTGATGGACAGATTGAATCAAATCAAAGATTTGAACGCTGATTTCATGACGAACGAGACGTTTAGGCAAATACTAGTTAATAAGACGGTATCGCTTAGGGCGGCGAAGATGTTGGTGGGGGCGTATCCTGAGTTGCAGGGGTTCTTGCCGAAGGAGTTCGTGAAGGTGGACTTTACCCGGCAGAGAGGGGCCCGTCGGAGCGGGGGCTCTAAGCACCGGAGAGGGCGCGATCGGCGTAGAGGGGGCGCCCGTTTGAGAGGGGGGATTGTACGTCCACGCAATCGCCGCAATCGTCGGCAATATCGTCTATGA
- the LOC134655810 gene encoding esterase E4-like has protein sequence MLLPCLLIFGYTSALSPERWDKESRDKYSEERPLSNSEEINFSPSPLSESLKIWTFRDASGSRDVRIDSGIVRGHLEKDSDSEYFAFLGIPYAAPPTGSSRFMAPFPPKPWINILYANRTVMCPQLGMGDENCLVVNVFTPTTLRTQLPVFVYIHGGSFLMGSGPTKGLGLLIKQNFIVVTLNYRLGVLGFLCLGIEEALGNAGLKDQTAALQWVQRNIQQFGGDPAMVTVYGMSAGAASVEYHILAAPEGLFQKAIIESGSATSVWSVDPEPIDTAKQFANMLKPESPIRNLEELVHFLHTRTADELSEVNYRLYRSLTDGTFGFVPCVENKYNSRDAFILNPPFEILESRNYSDIPIMFVHSSLEGLYLRSAEYYELDYKVGMNENFLAYMPKDLNIDREPTRKPVIKKVIREYFGPRGVIDDEHLLGYLNFFGDSLIMHGMLTSAEKYAEPGKPVYLLEFAYKSERGGYEQFYEYINLPGHGDIARNLISTVPITSRSDRLTVTRLARLIGNFAKFSDPTPNHTPMLPIKWPIVQPGNLTYLHLDQEFSLRQHYNCSRKRLWDELYALYKKPVTAVNPFIYI, from the exons ATGCTTTTACCATGCCTACTAATATTTGGCTACACCTCAGCCTTAAGCCCCGAAAGATGGGACAAAGAAAGCCGTGATAAATACAGCGAGGAACGACCATTATCCAACTCGGAAGAAATAAATTTTTCACCTTCGCCTCTTTCGGAGAGCCTAAAAATCTGGACATTCCGTGATGCGAGCGGTTCGAGAGATGTGAGAATCGACAGTGGGATTGTCAGAGGGCATTTGGAGAAAGACAGTGACTCAGAATACTTCGCGTTCCTGGGGATACCTTATGCTGCGCCACCGACTGGAAGTAGTCGATTTATG GCTCCATTCCCTCCTAAACCATGGATAAATATATTGTACGCGAACCGGACAGTCATGTGCCCTCAACTAGGCATGGGCGACGAGAACTGCCTCGTCGTCAACGTGTTCACCCCCACCACCCTCCGCACGCAGCTCCCCGTCTTCGTCTACATTCACGGGGGATCCTTTCTCATGGGCTCGGGACCGACCAAAGGACTCGGTCTCCTCATCAAACAGAACTTCATTGTAGTCACATTAAACTACAGGCTCGGAGTACTAGGCTTCTTATGTTTAGGAATAGAGGAAGCTCTCGGAAACGCAGGGCTGAAAGACCAGACTGCAGCACTTCAATGGGTCCAAAGAAACATTCAGCAATTTGGGGGAGACCCTGCCATGGTGACCGTATACGGTATGAGTGCCGGCGCCGCGTCGGTCGAATACCACATACTGGCTGCGCCGGAAGGCTTGTTCCAAAAGGCAATTATCGAGTCCGGATCTGCCACCTCCGTCTGGTCAGTGGACCCCGAACCCATTGATACTGCTAAGCAATTCGCCAATATGCTAAAACCAGAATCACCGATCAGGAATTTGGAAGAACTCGTTCACTTCTTGCACACCAGAACGGCCGATGAATTGAGCGAAGTCAACTATAGGCTCTATCGCTCTTTAACGGATGGGACATTCGGTTTCGTCCCGTGTGTAGAGAACAAATATAATTCCCGAGATGCATTTATATTGAATCCACCTTTTGAGATATTAGAATCTCGGAACTATTCTGATATCCCAATAATGTTTGTACATAGCTCTCTAGAAGGTCTTTACTTAAGAAGCGCAGAATATTATGAGTTGGATTACAAAGTTGGTATGAACGAAAATTTCCTTGCATATATGCCGAAAGATCTTAACATTGACAGAGAACCGACTAGGAAACCAGTTATAAAGAAAGTAATTCGGGAATACTTTGGTCCCAGGGGGGTAATAGATGACGAGCATTTGTTAGGATATTTGAATTTTTTCGGCGACTCTCTTATAATGCATGGAATGTTAACTTCAGCAGAAAAGTACGCTGAACCTGGTAAACCGGTTTACCTGTTGGAATTTGCTTATAAGAGTGAACGGGGAGGTTACGAGCAGTTCTACGAGTACATAAACCTGCCAGGGCATGGTGACATTGCGAGGAACCTAATATCGACTGTGCCGATAACGAGTCGGAGTGACAGACTGACAGTGACTCGTCTGGCACGACTCATAGGGAATTTCGCAAAGTTTAG TGACCCAACGCCGAATCATACCCCAATGCTCCCAATAAAGTGGCCCATAGTCCAACCCGGCAACCTGACGTACCTGCACCTCGACCAGGAGTTCAGCTTGCGACAACACTACAATTGCTCGAGAAAGCGTCTGTGGGACGAGCTGTATGCTTTGTATAAGAAGCCTGTCACGGCTGTTAACccgtttatttacatttag
- the LOC134656092 gene encoding esterase FE4-like, producing MSWFSVLVCLSLYIFSGAGSEIREVFISPPYITTENGVVKGKLVKSVDFSYMAYLGIPYAAPPVGENRFKSPLPAMPWNGVYEANRTVQCPQSGYGEEDCLVINIFTPIPVHRHHHRRPLPILVFIHGGAFIRGTGPTTGMEYLLKHDIAVVTFNYRLGVLGFLCLGTEDAPGNAGLKDQVAALQWIQRNIINFGGHPRHVVVYGTDAGAVSVDLLIMSKMGAGLFKGAIVESGSATSPWSVDVNPIGTATKLAETLNFVPKDIDDLALFYRNKIVDDLTTVNELYYNSLNDGTVGFSPCIETLSRARPHIRQFLQESPYDMLVNGKYEQVPVMLIFSSLEGLFLKSAQYYQQIFKERLENEFEYFLPGNLRFETEEDKRILAEAIKIFYYGNRTIGVETLVENLEYFGDSLVLHGILKSVEYHCKRMPVYLMDFFYKGNLKTYDSMYENITVAGHSAASEHAFVSSLITNFEDMRAVETFAELITNFVKHDNPTPRLSCLTTIAWPRVNSPHKMRYMRFDGNLMTAIKPHWRRKQFWDNVYKLYRTQLNPVESC from the exons atgtcTTGGTTTTCCGTTTTAGTTTGTCTTAGTCTTTATATATTCAGTGGGGCAGGAAGTGAGATTCGAGAGGTCTTCATTTCGCCTCCTTATATAACGACGGAAAATGGGGTTGTGAAAGGGAAATTAGTGAAAAGTGTTGATTTTTCGTACATGGCTTATTTAGGGATACCTTACGCTGCGCCACCGGTAGGAGAAAATCGATTTAAG AGTCCATTACCAGCAATGCCATGGAATGGAGTGTACGAAGCGAACAGAACAGTCCAGTGCCCACAATCCGGCTACGGTGAAGAAGACTGCCTCGTCATCAACATCTTCACCCCGATCCCCGTCCACCGACATCACCATCGACGTCCCCTACCAATCCTGGTCTTCATCCACGGAGGCGCTTTCATCAGAGGAACCGGCCCAACCACAGGCATGGAGTATCTCCTTAAACATGACATCGCAGTGGTGACGTTCAACTACAGATTAGGCGTTTTAGGCTTTTTATGCCTCGGCACTGAGGACGCACCCGGCAACGCCGGCTTGAAGGACCAAGTAGCCGCATTGCAGTGGATCCAAAGAAACATTATCAATTTCGGTGGACATCCACGACATGTGGTCGTCTATGGTACGGATGCCGGAGCCGTGTCTGTAGACCTTTTAATCATGTCGAAGATGGGTGCTGGTTTATTCAAAGGGGCTATAGTGGAATCAGGATCAGCCACGTCTCCATGGTCAGTCGATGTCAACCCAATAGGAACGGCTACTAAGCTAGCAGAAACTTTAAACTTTGTCCCAAAAGATATAGACGATTTAGCCCTGTTTTACAGAAACAAAATTGTAGATGATTTAACTACCGTAAATGAGCTGTACTATAATAGTTTGAATGATGGGACTGTCGGATTTTCGCCATGCATTGAAACTTTATCTAGGGCAAGACCGCATATTAGACAATTTCTGCAAGAGTCACCGTATGACATGCTGGTGAATGGTAAATACGAACAGGTACCAGTCATGCTAATTTTCTCTTCGTTAGAGGGGCTTTTCCTCAAGAGTGCGCAGTATTATCAACAGATCTTTAAAGAGAGATTGGAAAACGAATTCGAGTATTTCTTGCCAGGCAATCTACGTTTTGAAACTGAGGAAGATAAAAGGATTTTAGCTGAAGCGATCAAGATATTTTATTACGGGAATAGAACTATAGGCGTGGAGACACTGGTGGAAAACTTGGAGTATTTTGGGGATAGTCTTGTATTGCATGGCATTTTGAAATCTGTAGAATATCATTGTAAACGGATGCCTGTTTATTTGATGGATTTCTTTTATAAAGGCAACCTGAAGACGTACGATTCAATGTATGAGAACATTACAGTGGCAGGACATAGCGCGGCATCAGAGCATGCTTTTGTTTCATCATTAATCACGAATTTTGAAGATATGAGAGCCGTAGAAACATTCGCAGAGTTGATAACGAACTTTGTAAAACATGA cAATCCAACCCCACGCCTAAGCTGCCTTACGACCATCGCTTGGCCGCGCGTGAACAGCCCCCACAAGATGAGGTATATGCGCTTCGACGGGAACCTCATGACGGCGATCAAACCTCACTGGAGACGGAAACAGTTTTGGGACAATGTGTACAAGCTTTATAGGACACAGCTCAATCCTGTGGAATCCTGTTGA